taatcaaactcgaatAAGAATCGAGCCATGATGCAGGATAGACCTATCGTACTGATAATtcagagaccaaccaacattgacctggaatcaattcgagggctcgaaccaagatcacaagttcgagccgaaatcaagctcaaaccaaaatcgaggattctaagcaagatcgagctcgcagacaaaagccgttgcaatcccactagagagaatcttggcagaaattatggaaaagctgacttatcatgggtctcccactgaatgtttattttattatgcttggagccgaatccctccactataaaagggcttggttatcatttctgtaggACAAGTTTTTCTGAgacttacattgtaataaaaagtactatattcttctacagtaaagaaTCGCTCTTTcagtttcttagattgattctatttgtcgAATCCTAAGGTTCATTGTTCTTAACAACCTTATCTATATTGCATTCTCTCTAATCtacatttatattttatttatccttgcattttgtatcaagttacgccacatattctcggaactgcgtataaattcaactctatccatttttcgtgTAAACACATACATATATTGAGTAATTCTTGTACCAAAATATAGATATAATAAAGTCACCTAACTCATGAAAAACTTTTCTCATTGTTGACTTTCTTCCCATAAGTTTTTCATATGGCCTTGAAAGGAGCTGGTTTTAAAAGGTAAATTTTACATAATCATTCAAGTTAAGCGTTGTAATATAAAagtcatttttcctttgtttgtaACATAAAAATCATCTTTCTAAAGCCTAATTAACACAAATATGACAATGGTCGAAATATGTTTTTTTTGCCCGGAAAAGTAATATGGCTTCTTAATTTCTTAATAAAAAGGGTTAATTTCACAGAAGTCTGCTCCAGATTTCGCCTTGTAACAATGAATTCTCTTGTAGTTTATGATATTACGCTTATCTCACATATATTGTTTTTGTAGTAATTGTCTTAACCTATTTATAAAAACTACTAACTTGACTAAGTTACCTTACTGATATATACTTCAGCtgaattaattttataaatatatttttatttagaaGAATTCCTTCATAATCACATTTCACAATAATGTTTCTCGATCAACATGCGGGACATCGAAAGTGTCTCTATCCAGTTCCTAATTAAATGATATCAGAATTATCTTCTAAACTTACCATCTCATTCAGGAATTCTTCTCCATGGATTTTTTGTTTGGAATTGAATCAATAATGTGATTAAGTATCACTAGAAGGATATTGAGCCTGATCATCATCACAATCAGCATTTGATGAATCATAAATTCTCCTAATTAAAGGGCTCTTTGCAATCTTTAATTCTTCACATATGAAAATTTTAGGCATGATCAACTTTAACTCATATACTTCAGATATTAGATGTTTTCTTGTTTTTTGCTATTCTGATTCGTTTTTTTCTTCTAGATTTTTATCTTGTTAATTTTCTGTCCGCTTCGTCTCCATGTCAATTCTTGATTTCTTTGATTTTCACTATTTCGGTGTCTTTATTTTAcagaatttaaaaatattaataaaatctATTTAACAAAAGAGTATATTATGAGAGTAAACaagttaaattttaatttttataataggctaagataattattaaaaaaattaacataagtgagattaaaaaaaataaaaaataaacgtAAATATCGTTAACCACAACGGAAGTTAGTGTTACAAGCCAAAACACAAAGGGAGGTCTCTTAAACTAACCTTTTTATTAACCAAATGAAGATAGCCACATCAGTTTCAGGCCAATAATAGCATCTTCCAGCcacttttgtatttttattaaataGGCTTTAGAAAGATGATTTTGTGTttaaaaaaaagtgatttttatGTTACAAAACTTAATTTGAATGACCATAAGTGGAATTTATCTGGTCTTAAACTTTTGACCTTTGGGGCAGGTCACTTGACCATCACGAAAACTTATAACTTTTAATCTTGAAGTTTGCCCAATTTGATTAAATGACCTGCCCCAAAGCCAAATTATGGTGtcctatttttgccatttttggataCACTTTTATTATTGAATAAGTTTTTAAGGAGTTTGAAAAACACCTTTGCCCCTAAAATAAAAAGAGATGGGAAGCGTGGATTCCTTTGCTTAGCCCTTTAACTAGATATAAAAAAAAGTCCTTGCTTTCTCCATACTCCAAATGATATCAATCCCGTCTTCAGATAAGCAAAATTGACAAAAAGCtaaacatcttttttttttcgcGCGAGAAGGAAAGCCTCTTGTTTTAGCGACTCTTCCTCTTTTCTAGGTTTTTTTCTGAGTGTTAAAACGATAGATTTTTCTTTTGCCAATGAATTGGATCCACTCCGATTCGATCAATAATGAGATTCTTAGCTAGAGAAAGGTTCTGTGACATGGATGCCGAAGCCAAATTTCCTAATCACAGTCATAAAAAAATTTCATAATATTCTTGACATTGTATATAAGATTTTGCATAATGTGTACATAACATACCTAAGATCACTTGATTTTAGTCAGAAGCCCAAGATAGACGACGCGCCTAGCTATGTTCATCTTGCGAAAATTAAAGAACTAGGAGACACAAGTGAATTGTGTTAAAACAAATGAAATGTCTGAATATTACCATAAATTCATATAAGATTTGACTTAAAACATAAGTTAGAAGGAAGAAAAGGCAGAGGATTGTACATTCTAATCCGAGTGCCTTGTAGGATGTTGGCTCTGATGTAGAAATTGGCTTATCATCTATCTAAACTCTTAGAACCAGGTCAATTACTTCCAACTTGAaaaacttgttagtttaattttcatttttcattccaCCTCTATTTAATTTATACGCCTGATGATTTAGAAGATTCCTCATagacatatatatatgtagaaGACATTTTAAACTTGTATTGGATACACAAATAATAGTACGGAAAACCAAACTGGAAGGATTAACAAAATCAAACAACCATTGTGTATAATTAGAACAATAACTATTTAAATACCACCTGTGAAAGCTAGAACAGTCTGCATAGCTGTGAGTACGAGGAGTATGCCAGCTGCCACAGTTGAAGTTCCTACCCACAGACTATTAAAATAATTGCGCTTCAAACTTGCCTTCATTAGGTTCCATGTTTGTTCACAATGTTGAACCAATTTTCTGCATTCTTCTTCGTAATAGAAGTCCTCATGTGAAATGGAGACTCCTTTCCCGATCTTGTTAAAAAGGGTAGCTATTTCTTTGTCCTCCCCTATCCTATTCTTGATAATTCCTTTTCGGCGTAGCAAATTCAGATCTTTCTCCGAGTCGATAAGATAATCCATGAAAATTGCAAAATCACTGAAATATCTAGGACCATGTACATGAATCGACTGTTGCTCATACGCTATCAGATTCCGAAGGAGAGTCTCCGTATCATCAGTGACTTTAAAACTAGGAATTTTTATTAGCCCGTTTTCAAATTTGATATCAAATAAACTTGTGTTATCTCCGTAGTTTTCTTCCTCCAAGTAATCATAAATATATCCGACTTTTACGAAGCTAACTCCATATTCGGAAAGTTGCGTTGCATTTGGCATGACGTTATGCCCCGTTAGGTGGTCCTTATCTATTGGCTTATCTTTTGACCTAATTATTCGCAAAGGATTACAACATAAACTTTTCCAGAAATGTTCCGTTTCCATGCTAGGATTCGTAAGGCTAGTAGTTTTAATATCTGAAGGGTGACATGACATGTGTACAACTTGAAGTAAATGTTTGATTTCTGCGGCATTACCTTCACTCTCAAGATAGGATGCAGGGGTCATCTTCGGTAAATCAAGGAAAAAGGTCCTCTTCACCATTTTTATGAATGGTATTTTATCTTCCTCATCTTTAGTCATGTGATGAAGTTTTGTGAGGACAAAGAAAGCAAGTTGGTTTTCTAGTAACAACAAGTCACGACGTATTTGATTATCTAGGCAACCTCCAGAGATAATCCAATCTTCTCCTTCTGGACACATTCCACAACGCTCTCGGATGTATTCAACTAGAAAACAACCATCAAGtaacaatatttttgaaaatttggcaacAATATCCCTGTCAAGGTTTTCTATATCATCATAACACTTTAATGCTTCATCCTCCAATTCTCTAATGCAACTTTCCACATCAATCCCCTCTTTCCTGCGGAGGAACCGTTGCAGGTAACACACTTTGTACTTTTCCATGGAGCGAAATTTAGGATTGTGTTTATGGTAAGGACCAATGGAGATCACCTTTGGCTCATAAGCACCTGAATTTGATTCACTCAACCCCACACTTACTTTGAATATGGTACAACATTTGCTAGATGAGTCGTTGATATCCGCAAATATTTCATCAAGGATTTGATTCGCAGGTTTATTTGTTGTCATTCCTGATCGATCTTCACCATTTGTTTCCCTTATCTCAATTAAATGATCCACTTTCCTCCCTTCTTCTATCTGTAATTAATGGAAATAAGTCATATCATTTCCTTGTATTGTGTTTCTTTTCTCCACATAAATTGTCAATAAATAATGATCagataaaataaaaatctgaaGAAAGATTTTCTCCTCGTTTTCCGAACTTGATACACTAATCTCCCGCTATGCGCAGGGTCCGAGGAAGAGCtgaaccacaagggtctattgtacacagTCTTACCCTGCCTTTTTGCAAGAGCATGTTTCCACGACTAGaactcgtgacctcctggtcacatgacaacaactttaccagttacgtcaaGGTTCATCCTCATCCTTTTCCAATCAAGACTGAAAATTGtccaaaataaaaattgaaattgtTTCAGAGATTTCTCCTCACATTTGCTTTATTACACTAAACTCCCTTGTATTTTGCGATATTTCGATTACCTCTCTCACTTTGATGTTTCTATATTTTTAACCCATTTATCATTAATATAAACAATTATAGCTTGACTAACTTGCCTTACTAATATTctcttttgtttaattaattttatacACATCTTTTactactcttttttcctttttatttgttctattaattattaatgcttaaataaagaaaaaatgcatGGGTGAGTTCCAGAAGTCTACACAcataaaattctagttttttattttcttaacttTTCACTTAGAGCGTGTTTGGAAAGCCACCTaagaattggatttgggtgtaATTGAGTGTATTTACACAGTTTGGCATGTTTGTctgaccaagtaattacttggtcaacatggaattgggtgtaattggagaggtgtaattacactctccaattctcaaggggAAGGTGAGAATTGGTGGTAATTACAAGGTTACTTTtaaatttctttcctttttattttaattttagtttattttctttataactttttattttcattattttaatttctttttattttatttattatttttaatttatttttgaattctaaaatatattttctttgtacattatttatcttttatttctctaccttTACTTCTTGTGATTCTATTTAATTGctcgtatattttattttttatttatttattttattttcttcattttgtgtaACTACGTTATTATTCTAGTTTTTGAAACTCctcttaatattaaaaatattgaatCATTAACAAACATGACATATAATTAAAGTAGAAATTATTGAATAAGGTTATAAACTTATTATATATGTTTCCTATTCTTAAGTTGTATTGgaacttatttttattatgttgaaATTTGACATATGTTAACGTATTCttttgtgagattttgaaattgtgttatatTTATAGTTTTAATTTACTTATTTCAGTAGTATTGGCTTGTTATTTCACATTGCATGTTGTTAAtattttagttagaattgatagattagttttgtcaaacatttgcataatgttatgacattatatttataaatattaatttattttattgaaCATGCATTCCATGATATTGTTACACAACAtatgtttttagttttataattaattaaactaaatattattaatttgaaaaatatatatcaattatttttacaatattagttataaatatatgattactaattagTTCATATTCAAGATAAAATATGCATCTTAAATACCAAAtctaatatcatttatacttctaaaaaaattatttatatgcaTATATTTATTATGTTAACTTTTAAATGTTGATAATTACTTCATTTGAAATTTAATCTAACTGCGTAATTATACTTGTGCAACAAAACAACACACTTGTAATTATACTGTAATTATGTTATGACTAACAAACATGTCATCGTAATGACTAGGCTGTGTAATTACTACCctagtaattacaccaattttAATTACCGGATGACTTTCCAAACAGACCATTTGATTAAGTTATATCAAAgtcaaaaactaaaagaaaagaaaaacaattaaaataataagtaacaaaaaataaaaacaaacaaaaagaaacaaaaaaaagcaATTCCCAAAAAGGcaattcataaataaaaaaaacaatttaCTAAAAATAAGCGGTGAGTAGAGAAAATAGAAAGTCTATAGTGCCTCAAGAAGAGTAACACGAAGGACAAACAGAGCCGTCTGGACCAGAGCAGAGCTATCGTTACCCAAAAGTAATAAAGATGAATTTATTTTTTGGTTATATTACTTATtctttccggtccacaataagttaTTTTTTGTCTTTGACACACCCTTTAATAATACAAactcttaaaaaataaataaatattttaactaaattattcttaattaattttgcATATTGTTAACGTGAAGCATTGTGATATGTAAATATGGGCAAATTTGAAAAGCTATAGTTAATTCATTCTTGATTATGTAAAAAGGACAGTTATTTTGGATCAAAATAAAAAGGCCAAAAAGTCAGTATTATGGACCGGAGAGTGAAGTACACCATATATGACttcatttatttttgaattaaagAAGTATAGCGtggtgtgtgtgtgagagagagagaccTCATTTACAGAAGTTTGATCAAGAAGTGGAATTTGATGATCCATTTGGGTAATCTCAATATGATGTGCCATTCTTCTTGAAACTGCAATTCCTACAACAGAGAGAGACAGGGAGATGGGTTAAGACTTTATTCTATCAACCCAAAGTAATTACAATTTGCAGCTGTATTAACTTCTacttttttgccaaaaaataaaaaaagaaaatacaatacattTTAAGAAATGGAAACACAAAGGATTGACATGTCATAATAGATAGATAGTGACGatttttatagttgattctagttATCTTGAGATTGAAGCGCACATAATTGCAGTTGAACTGACATCATGTATTCTTCTTTGTAATAGAAGTAATATGAAATTGCAACCCCTTTCCCAATTTTATCTGAGTCGATAAAATAATCcatgaaaatggaaaaatcactGAAATATCTAGGATATTCACCAGATGATTGTTGCTCGTATGCTATAAGATTTAATTTCTCGTCTCCGTATAGTCAAAGACTTCAAAATAAGGAATTGTCATCACTCCATTCTCAAATTTAATGTCAAATAAACTTGTGTTATCTCCAAGGTCGCAATCTTCCTCCAATCTTATATAAatgttttcaatttttgaaaatgTAACTCTAGCTTCGCGAAGCTCTGTTGCATTGAGCATGTTAGCATCCCATGTTTGGTAGTCCTTATCATTTGGCATATTTTTCAACCTAACCATATGTAAAGGATTCCAACATAAGCTTTTCCTGCAATGTTCCATTTCCAAACTAGGGTTTTCAAGAGTAAGGCTAGTTTTCTTCTCCAAAGGGTGACATGACATGTGTATTAGTTGAAATAAATTTGTGATGTTTTTGGCATCAGTTTCAGTCTCAAGAAAGGATGCAGGGCTTATCTTCAGGAATGAAGAATTAAAGGTCTCCTTCACCAATTTTATGAATGGTACTATTGGATCCATAGTCATGTCGTGAAGCTTAgtaaggacaaagaaaggaagttggTTTTCTTGTAATAACAAATCTTGACGTACTTGACCATCTATGCAACTGTAGGGGATAATAATGTTTTCTTTTATTGGCCACAAAAGTTTAGGTGATTCGAAGCTCGTCGCTCGAAATCATGATGATGGCGTGGATTTAGaacacaaaaaaattaaaaatcatcccaaattcttgttttatggctctaaaacgctaaaaaatgaagaacaatctctattgttcattatgtcGTTTCTGATGGGCCCACGAATTCATGATGTTGGTGTGGACTTGAACAGTATTGTTATCACTATAAATATCCTCCATATCATCATAATACTTTAGTGCCTCATCtttcaatttctccaattcacaAATGCAAGTTTTAACTCCTGAGAAACCGTTGTAGGTAACGTAATTATAGTTCTCCATTGAGCGTATTAATTGTGAATTCTTCTTATGGTAAGGACCAATAGAGACCAACATTGGCTTATAAGCATATGGATTTGATTCACTTAgccccacactttaaatatgataCAGGATTTGGTAGATGAATGGTACAAATCTAAATATATTTGATCAAGAATTTGATTTGTCTCGATTAATTGATCCACATTCCTCCCTTCTTCTATATGTAATTAATGAAATAGAGACATAATTTTTTGCAATAGGAGTTTCAAGCTAAATTACAAAAGTTTGACGCTGATAGCCtctttggccaagcttttttaaTCCTAGAAGTACTTTCTGTTTCAAAGTTAaaatgtttgaccaagcttttggaagaaaaaaaagtacttttgaggagaagctaagcagaagtagttttggagaagcagaaaaagtagcttctctacaaatcacttttttgaaaagcacttttgagaaaaatatacttgaaccaattttaaaagcttggccaaacactaattgctgctcagaagtgtttttcaaattaattggCCAAACACtaactgtttctcaccaaaagtacttttgagaaaaaacacttctcaaaataagttgatttttgcagcttgggcAAACAAGCTATGAAACTGTTTGAAAAGGAAGTATAAGCAAAACTTCATGATAACAATAGGACAGAGAAGGGCGTACATAAGTCGGTTTGGTTAAGTTTTTTCATTTATCAATCCAACGTATTATGTTTGTTGGCTATATCTATaaaccaaatcaaaataaaaaatgggatAATGCATAAAATCCTTCTCGACCTATGACCATATTACCAACTACACACCTTTTTTTTCGGAGGTCCTATTACCCTTGATCTATTTTAAAGTAAAATTATTTACCCCTTAAAACGGTACAACCAGATATGTACAAAGTGGTGAAATACACGCGCCTAAAACATCTATTTCTTACTACACCTTTTtctccttcttccttatttttctaTTTGCAAACCTTTATTAACATATCCTGCCAAAAGGCAAAAGCCTCATCTGAGCTCCATCTCCAAAAGATTGACACTCTGGACGTCACCGGTTTTTTTTTTGCATTATGGCTTTTTTAAGTATGAATTGTAAATTTAGTAACTTTGCTAATGGGACAACTAATGATTAAACCAAAATATTTGTAGTCCTTCCACTCATGGTATCATCACATCTCGCTAGACATGGATTTGGATATGTCTAACATAAAGTATTTCTTAAAGCATTCTATTTTTCTCTTTCCTAATTTCtcaatcatttttcatttcaATGGCCAGAACTTGTTAAACGCTAGATGTCCATCCCGATCTTTGTTTTTATCACGACTTACCGTATACGGTGAGATCTTTATTCTCCGGTAAACTGAGTTTTTGATGGGTTTTATATAATACTTGTTTGATATTGTTAGATGTTGCCGGAGAATGAAACTCCGACGAAGACCCTTGCTCCGGCGAaactccattgttgttgactgtTTTGACTATTAGTAGGTTCTTCACTGAATCATGATCGTTGCTCCATCTAATTGTAGCTCTGTTTCTGTTATTAAACATATCTGCTTTTGATTTCTCGGTTGATTTGCGTTGTATTGGATTTTCGCTCAGGCATTTCGCCGCTGAAACGATGTCTCCCTTGTTCGTGCAAGAAGAGATTTAGAAGACGAAGGAGACTAATAAATTAGATATAATTAATTGTGTAATGTCCAATCAAAAGATGACACTTGTACATGttaatcaattttaaaattatttttgtaactTCCACTTGCCCTTAAGAGAGTGTGCATACTCTCTATGCCACATCATCACTTAGGGTGGTGTTTATTATACTTTAAAATAGTTCATGGGGTAATAGAATTCCCGGAAAAAAAAAGTGTGTAGTTGGTAATATGGTAATAGGCCGGGGAGGATTTTATACATTATCCATAAGAAATAAAATTCCTAAACACTTCCTAcctttgtttctttttattcAAAAATACAGACAAATATAAAAAAGGGAAGCTCGGCGCCCAAGATATTCCGGGCTCATGCAGGTGCGATAATGGCCGCACCCTAAGGAGTGTGATGTAGAAAGTCTACCCTAATGCTAGTCTTAGTGGCTGATTCCACAGCTCGAATCCGTGACATGTCACATAGAAATAAGTTTATAATTGTTTCAAGGTTCCCCTTCACAAATATAAAGTAAAATGAAAAAGTACTGCTTGTGCGTATTGAGGGAGATAGAGTTGgagagggagggagggagggagggagagagagagaaagaccCCATGTTCTGTAGTTTGATGAAGCAGTGGAGTTCGGTGATTTATTGGGGTAATCTCAATAGAGTGTGGCATCCCTCTTACTTAACTTTCTTGACCGGTAATTACTATGTAAAAATTTTACGGAGTGCCCTATTTGGTCCtcctcatttaacctatacccactttttaattttttttaagtagTATCCAAAGTTTAAACAACTTCAGGCCTCCTCctcctcattcttcttcttcttcttatatagtgattttatatggtgttttgtgaacatattttaaggtagtttatgatgttttacaGTGGTAAGCTGTTTCGAAGCTTTATTTttctcatttggagtagatttaggtgttAAATCGTGTATTGAATTGTaaaaattcgaagaacaaatttttatttttgggcaATTTGCACTTAAGTCCAAAGACTTCAGGCCTCTTTGGTCTTAAGTACATGAAAatgttggttgcacttcagacctatttggccttaagtgcatctaaagtgcaattttttcacttcagacttattggccttaagtatATGAAACTATTGGTTGCACTTCTGACCTATTTGTCCTTAAGTCTGAAGTGCAAATTTTTCACTTTAGACTTTTTGACCTTAAGTGTGTGAAACTATTGGTTACACTTCACATCTATTTGGTCTTAAATGTATAAAACCATTGGTTGTACTTCAGACATATTTGGCCTTAGTTTTTACACTTTAGACTTAATTGGCCTTAAGTGCGTTGCACTTcagactatttttttttaacttcagaccCGATAAGCCTGAAGTTAATTGTAAAGTGGGTAGGTTTGCAAGTTTTTTTGCGAAGTAGTTATAGCTTCAATTGTGACCCCAAAATCGGGTATAAATACAAAAGCCCAAATTCCTACAAATGACAAATCTGGTTAAAATGGTCTGGTATCAAATTCTTTTAATAACTAGTCATAGATGGCTATTATTGTTAAATCCAATTCATTGCAGAACTCGATTTGAAAagcccaaaagaaaaaaaaacatcaacTCTCGTCCTACATGTCTTGCCATAACATGTTAGAAATTTTATTGAAAGAACTACgtgggtgtttggacataaaaattgtaaaatttcggaaaaaagtaaaattatttttcaaaatagtatttgaaaattatagttgtgtttggatatgaatataaaTTGGAGctgtttttgaaattttgtgagtgatttgaagggaaaattttgaaaaataaccttttggagtttttcaaattttcgaaaaataccaaaattcaatTTCAACTGAAATGTGAaatttttatggccaaacactaactaattataaaaaaagtaaaaaaaaagtcgaaaaagtaaaaaatttcttATGGCCCAACGGGCCCTTAATTATTCTATGAAATAAAAAACATCAGGAATTCTCAAATCGAATGATGAATATCGATGAATAAGAGTCtcaaatccaaaataaaattattaGACGAAATATATCTATCAGTGGCTTGTTTGGCTAAGCTGCCAAT
The nucleotide sequence above comes from Nicotiana tabacum cultivar K326 chromosome 12, ASM71507v2, whole genome shotgun sequence. Encoded proteins:
- the LOC107772228 gene encoding UPF0481 protein At3g47200-like, with product MAHHIEITQMDHQIPLLDQTSVNEIEEGRKVDHLIEIRETNGEDRSGMTTNKPANQILDEIFADINDSSSKCCTIFKVSVGLSESNSGAYEPKVISIGPYHKHNPKFRSMEKYKVCYLQRFLRRKEGIDVESCIRELEDEALKCYDDIENLDRDIVAKFSKILLLDGCFLVEYIRERCGMCPEGEDWIISGGCLDNQIRRDLLLLENQLAFFVLTKLHHMTKDEEDKIPFIKMVKRTFFLDLPKMTPASYLESEGNAAEIKHLLQVVHMSCHPSDIKTTSLTNPSMETEHFWKSLCCNPLRIIRSKDKPIDKDHLTGHNVMPNATQLSEYGVSFVKVGYIYDYLEEENYGDNTSLFDIKFENGLIKIPSFKVTDDTETLLRNLIAYEQQSIHVHGPRYFSDFAIFMDYLIDSEKDLNLLRRKGIIKNRIGEDKEIATLFNKIGKGVSISHEDFYYEEECRKLVQHCEQTWNLMKASLKRNYFNSLWVGTSTVAAGILLVLTAMQTVLAFTGGI